One Paraburkholderia dioscoreae DNA segment encodes these proteins:
- a CDS encoding PhzF family phenazine biosynthesis protein, with translation MPAHTVRFKQVDVFTSVPFKGNPLAVVFDADALDTDQMRAIAHWTNLSETTFLLKPSDPAADYRVRIFTTRGELPFAGHPTLGTAHALLESGYQPKQAGKLVQQCGVGLVKLEALPEADGAWAFAAPPARVTPLAEDRYAALSTALRSESIDFSATPCAVDNGAPWLVVRVDSARECLALEPDAAALADMVSSVNTHGLAVYGPHDAGGPATFEVRCLMAGGSFGIGEDPVAGSANAALAGLLSAQQLRPGARYSVRQGTALGRAGQVRVHYDDARPEGDPLRARGKTWIGGPSVTIIDGTFRLP, from the coding sequence ATGCCCGCCCATACTGTCCGTTTCAAACAGGTCGACGTATTCACGTCGGTGCCGTTCAAGGGCAATCCGCTTGCCGTCGTGTTCGATGCCGATGCCCTCGATACCGATCAGATGCGGGCCATCGCCCATTGGACCAATCTGTCGGAAACCACCTTCCTGTTGAAGCCCAGCGATCCGGCCGCCGACTACCGCGTGCGCATCTTCACCACGCGTGGCGAATTGCCGTTCGCCGGTCATCCGACGCTCGGCACCGCGCATGCGCTGCTCGAAAGCGGCTATCAGCCGAAGCAGGCCGGCAAGCTCGTGCAGCAGTGCGGCGTGGGGCTCGTCAAGCTCGAGGCACTGCCTGAAGCGGACGGCGCGTGGGCCTTCGCCGCGCCGCCCGCGCGCGTCACGCCGCTTGCCGAGGATCGCTACGCGGCGCTGTCTACGGCTTTGCGTAGCGAATCGATCGATTTCAGCGCGACGCCCTGCGCGGTCGACAATGGTGCGCCGTGGCTCGTGGTGCGCGTCGATTCGGCGCGTGAGTGCCTCGCGCTCGAACCCGATGCTGCCGCCCTCGCCGACATGGTGAGTTCGGTGAATACCCACGGACTTGCCGTCTATGGCCCGCATGATGCGGGTGGCCCAGCCACCTTCGAGGTGCGCTGCCTGATGGCCGGGGGCAGCTTCGGCATTGGTGAAGATCCTGTGGCCGGCAGCGCCAATGCGGCGCTCGCGGGCCTGTTGAGCGCACAGCAGTTGCGCCCTGGCGCGCGCTATTCAGTGCGTCAAGGCACCGCGCTGGGCCGCGCCGGCCAGGTTCGCGTGCACTACGACGATGCACGTCCCGAAGGAGATCCGCTTCGGGCACGCGGCAAGACGTGGATTGGCGGTCCGTCGGTGACGATCATCGACGGCACGTTCCGCCTGCCCTGA
- a CDS encoding tetratricopeptide repeat protein produces the protein MLMHETDSPLRTSLSNDVVTITAHADVCFAAGRHHEAIAAYERVLAEQSQNVHALHRLGLASFRVDRPERSREYLDRALNIAPERADIWEHRGLIAALGGELIAAEAFYHRAMSLGGGTASLHRNLGDCLKLSMRLAEACRHYLDALELEPALHHAVRALARISTELDRREDAADCWLRAWTLDSTHLPDALELIAALSAAQRDAEIDDLLAGLRSRFAADASALQQVAYALNGVERFKDAVSVALEGLGVDPHNGWLHHNASFAFNMLGEFRAMHAHAVEAARLMPDHPLMQFNLAAAQLRAGDFRSGWKQYRWHEALPENRDLARPAYPEWRGEPVAGRRFLLVGEQGLGDQLQFLGMADWLHRHGARVDVWVEVPLGDVARLAAGVHAAWTTAPPGPYDYWCRMLRMPEPMKLDLPMLPLATSYLRAAPAQMQRWRRRLAAIGPVDARGPFRKRVGIVWAGNPAYGLDRYRSIPLPQWLPVLEQTGVRWFSLQKGDAQNEAAAWRADIDMHRFGPEIGTFADTLAIVQSLDLVITVDTAIAHLAGACGTPVWVLVPTFTDWRWMTERDDSPWYPSARLFRQRELGRWDPVLEEVAQALREFVAG, from the coding sequence ATGTTGATGCACGAAACAGATTCACCATTGCGCACTTCCTTGTCCAACGACGTCGTCACGATCACCGCGCACGCCGACGTCTGCTTCGCCGCAGGGCGCCATCATGAAGCGATTGCCGCTTACGAGCGAGTCCTCGCGGAACAATCGCAAAACGTACACGCGCTCCACCGTCTCGGCCTCGCGTCATTTCGCGTCGATCGGCCCGAACGGTCGCGCGAGTATCTGGATCGGGCCTTGAACATTGCGCCCGAGCGCGCGGATATCTGGGAGCATCGCGGCCTGATTGCCGCGCTGGGCGGCGAGCTGATCGCCGCCGAAGCGTTCTACCATCGCGCCATGAGCCTGGGTGGCGGCACTGCGAGCCTGCATCGCAATCTGGGCGACTGTCTGAAGCTGTCGATGCGCCTTGCCGAGGCATGCCGGCACTATCTCGATGCGCTCGAACTCGAGCCGGCATTGCATCATGCCGTGCGCGCGCTTGCGCGAATCAGTACGGAACTCGATCGCCGCGAGGACGCAGCGGACTGCTGGCTACGCGCGTGGACACTCGACTCGACGCATCTGCCGGACGCGCTCGAACTGATCGCGGCGCTGTCCGCGGCGCAGCGTGATGCGGAGATCGACGACCTGCTCGCCGGGCTGCGCAGCCGTTTCGCCGCCGACGCGTCCGCGTTGCAACAGGTGGCTTATGCCCTGAACGGCGTGGAGCGTTTCAAGGACGCGGTGAGTGTCGCTCTTGAGGGCCTCGGCGTCGATCCGCACAACGGCTGGCTGCATCACAACGCGTCGTTTGCGTTCAACATGCTGGGCGAGTTCCGCGCCATGCATGCCCATGCCGTGGAAGCCGCGCGGCTGATGCCCGATCATCCGCTGATGCAATTCAATCTGGCTGCCGCCCAACTGCGCGCGGGCGATTTCCGAAGCGGCTGGAAGCAATACCGGTGGCATGAGGCATTGCCGGAAAATCGCGATCTGGCTCGCCCCGCTTATCCGGAGTGGCGGGGCGAGCCGGTGGCGGGGCGCCGCTTTCTGCTCGTCGGCGAGCAGGGGCTTGGCGATCAATTGCAGTTTCTGGGCATGGCCGACTGGCTGCATCGGCATGGCGCGCGGGTCGACGTCTGGGTCGAGGTGCCGCTGGGCGACGTGGCGCGTCTCGCGGCCGGTGTGCATGCCGCGTGGACCACCGCGCCGCCCGGACCGTACGACTACTGGTGCCGGATGCTCAGAATGCCGGAGCCCATGAAGCTGGATCTGCCGATGTTGCCGCTCGCCACGTCCTATCTGCGTGCGGCCCCGGCCCAGATGCAGCGTTGGCGCCGCCGTCTCGCCGCAATCGGTCCGGTAGATGCGCGCGGTCCGTTCAGAAAGCGCGTCGGCATTGTCTGGGCCGGCAATCCGGCTTACGGGCTCGATCGCTACCGGTCCATTCCGTTGCCCCAATGGCTGCCGGTTCTGGAGCAGACCGGCGTGAGATGGTTTTCGCTGCAAAAGGGCGACGCGCAGAACGAGGCGGCGGCGTGGCGCGCGGATATCGACATGCACAGGTTTGGGCCGGAGATCGGCACGTTCGCCGATACGCTGGCGATCGTGCAGTCGCTCGATCTGGTCATTACGGTGGATACCGCGATTGCCCATCTGGCTGGCGCGTGCGGCACGCCGGTCTGGGTGCTGGTACCCACGTTTACGGACTGGCGCTGGATGACGGAGCGTGACGATAGTCCGTGGTATCCGTCGGCGCGTCTGTTCAGGCAGCGCGAGCTGGGGCGGTGGGATCCGGTGCTCGAAGAAGTCGCACAAGCGTTGCGCGAGTTTGTCGCCGGCTGA
- the htpG gene encoding molecular chaperone HtpG: MAQETMSFQAEVKQLLHLMIHSLYSNKEIFLRELISNASDAADKLRFEAIENSALYENDPNLRIRVSYDKDARTITIDDNGIGMSRDEAIANLGTIARSGTKEFFGKLSGDQQKDAALIGQFGVGFYSGFIVADRITVETRRAGLPASEGVRWESAGEGDFAVEQIERAARGTTITLHLRADEDELLSSHRLKSIIQKYSDHVALPILMQKEEWDAEKSAMVTKDEDETVNQASALWTRSKNDITDEQYKQFYQHLSHDHQDPLTWTHNRVEGRSEYTQLLYVPTHAPFDMFNRDHRGGLKLYVKRVFIMDDAEQLLPAYLRFVKGVVDSADLPLNVSREILQESRDVKAIREGVTKRVLSMLEDLANSDNEADKEKYAGFWKEFGQVLKEGIGEDFANRERIAKLVRFASTHTDTPEQTVSLADYVARMKPEQTKIYYVTADTWQAATHSPHLEVFRKKGVEVLLLTDRVDEWILSFLNEFEGKPLQSVARGDLDLGALNDEEKEAQEKVGEEFKPLVEKMKEALKDKAKDVRLTFRLTDSPSCLVADDGEMSGYLQRMLKAAGQQAPSFHPILEVNPEHALVKGLHADSANFDDWCHLLFDQALLAEGGALEDPASFVKRTNALLLARANEA; this comes from the coding sequence ATGGCACAAGAAACCATGAGCTTTCAGGCAGAAGTGAAACAGCTTCTGCATCTGATGATCCATTCGCTGTACAGCAACAAGGAAATTTTCCTGCGCGAGCTGATTTCGAATGCGTCCGACGCGGCCGACAAGCTGCGCTTCGAAGCGATCGAAAACAGCGCGTTGTACGAGAACGATCCGAACCTGCGGATTCGCGTGTCGTACGACAAGGACGCGCGCACCATCACGATCGACGACAACGGCATCGGCATGAGCCGCGACGAAGCGATCGCCAACCTCGGCACAATCGCGCGTTCGGGCACCAAGGAATTCTTCGGCAAGCTCTCCGGCGACCAGCAGAAAGACGCGGCGCTGATCGGCCAGTTCGGCGTGGGCTTTTATTCGGGCTTCATCGTCGCGGACAGGATCACCGTGGAAACGCGCCGTGCCGGTCTGCCGGCCTCTGAAGGCGTGCGCTGGGAAAGCGCGGGCGAGGGCGATTTCGCGGTCGAGCAGATCGAGCGCGCCGCACGCGGCACGACCATCACACTGCATCTGCGTGCCGATGAGGACGAACTGCTGTCGTCGCATCGTCTGAAATCGATCATTCAGAAGTACTCGGACCACGTCGCGCTGCCCATCCTGATGCAGAAGGAAGAGTGGGACGCGGAAAAGAGCGCGATGGTCACGAAAGACGAAGACGAGACCGTCAACCAGGCCAGCGCGCTGTGGACGCGTTCGAAGAACGACATCACCGACGAGCAGTACAAGCAGTTCTATCAGCACCTTTCGCACGATCATCAGGATCCGCTCACATGGACGCATAACCGCGTCGAAGGCCGCAGCGAGTACACGCAATTGCTGTACGTGCCGACCCACGCGCCGTTCGACATGTTCAACCGCGATCATCGCGGCGGCCTGAAGCTGTACGTGAAACGCGTGTTCATCATGGACGACGCCGAGCAGCTGCTGCCCGCGTATCTGCGTTTCGTGAAGGGCGTGGTCGATTCGGCCGATCTGCCGCTGAACGTGTCGCGCGAAATCCTCCAGGAAAGCCGCGACGTGAAGGCGATCCGCGAAGGCGTGACCAAGCGCGTGTTGTCGATGCTCGAAGATCTGGCCAATTCGGATAACGAGGCGGACAAGGAAAAGTACGCCGGTTTCTGGAAGGAATTCGGCCAGGTGCTGAAGGAAGGCATCGGCGAAGACTTCGCCAACCGCGAGCGGATCGCCAAACTCGTGCGCTTTGCGTCGACGCATACGGACACGCCTGAGCAGACCGTATCGCTCGCCGATTACGTGGCGCGTATGAAGCCCGAGCAGACCAAGATCTACTACGTCACCGCCGACACCTGGCAGGCCGCGACCCACAGCCCGCACCTCGAAGTGTTCCGCAAGAAGGGCGTGGAAGTGCTGCTGCTGACCGACCGCGTGGACGAGTGGATCCTGTCGTTCCTGAACGAGTTCGAAGGCAAGCCGCTGCAAAGCGTGGCGCGCGGCGATCTCGATCTGGGCGCGCTGAACGACGAAGAAAAAGAAGCGCAGGAAAAGGTCGGCGAAGAGTTCAAGCCGCTCGTCGAGAAGATGAAGGAAGCGCTGAAGGACAAGGCCAAGGACGTGCGCCTCACGTTCCGCCTGACCGATTCGCCGTCCTGTCTCGTTGCCGACGACGGCGAAATGAGCGGCTATCTGCAACGCATGCTGAAGGCTGCGGGTCAGCAGGCGCCGTCGTTTCATCCGATTCTCGAGGTGAATCCGGAGCACGCGCTGGTGAAGGGGCTGCATGCGGACAGCGCGAACTTCGACGACTGGTGCCATTTGCTGTTCGACCAGGCCTTGCTCGCCGAAGGTGGCGCGCTGGAAGACCCGGCGAGCTTCGTGAAGCGCACCAATGCGCTGCTGCTGGCGCGCGCAAACGAGGCATGA
- a CDS encoding RidA family protein, producing MAQSNVYDKLKELGIELPSAGAPAAAYVMSAQSGNTVYLSGHIAKKDGKVWAGKLGATLTTEEGKAAARSIAIDLLATLHAHVGDLNRVTRIVKLMSLVNSTLEFTEQHLVTNGASELIADVFGERGKHARSAFGVAQIPLGACVEIELIAEVG from the coding sequence ATGGCTCAATCGAACGTGTACGACAAGCTGAAGGAACTGGGCATCGAATTGCCGAGCGCAGGCGCGCCGGCCGCCGCTTATGTCATGAGCGCGCAAAGCGGCAACACGGTGTACCTGTCCGGGCACATCGCGAAGAAGGACGGCAAGGTATGGGCCGGCAAGCTCGGCGCCACCCTCACCACCGAGGAAGGCAAAGCTGCCGCGCGCTCCATCGCCATCGACCTGCTTGCCACGCTGCATGCGCATGTGGGCGATCTGAACCGCGTCACGCGCATCGTCAAGCTGATGAGTCTCGTCAACTCGACGCTCGAATTCACCGAACAGCATCTGGTCACCAACGGCGCGTCGGAATTGATTGCCGATGTGTTCGGTGAACGCGGCAAGCATGCGCGCTCGGCATTCGGCGTCGCGCAGATTCCGCTCGGCGCGTGTGTCGAGATCGAGCTGATCGCTGAAGTCGGCTAA
- a CDS encoding VOC family protein, producing MTAHPLRLDHLVISALTLDEGTQYVADTLGVAPARGGAHPLMRTHNRLLNLWGGVYLEVIAVDPLAASTDNAPRARLFALDDPATQARLENGPYLSHWVARVERPKHLPTWQAQYPQRIPPAVPMTRGDFTWSLTVPDDGAFPAWQGGGDGVLPSLIQWDTVRHPSTVLPETGISLTALKGVHPQADTLAAQLRWLGAAHLIELQATDGAPALVAEFETPDGLRTLK from the coding sequence ATGACTGCTCACCCGCTTCGCCTTGATCACCTCGTGATTTCCGCCCTCACCCTCGACGAGGGCACGCAGTACGTCGCCGACACGCTCGGCGTCGCGCCGGCCCGCGGCGGCGCGCATCCGCTGATGCGCACGCACAACCGCCTCCTGAACCTGTGGGGCGGCGTGTATCTGGAAGTGATCGCGGTCGATCCGCTGGCGGCGTCGACAGACAACGCGCCGCGCGCCCGCCTGTTCGCGCTCGACGACCCGGCCACGCAAGCGCGGCTCGAAAACGGCCCGTATCTGTCGCACTGGGTCGCGCGGGTCGAGCGGCCGAAACATCTCCCCACGTGGCAGGCGCAGTATCCGCAGCGCATTCCCCCGGCGGTTCCAATGACGCGCGGCGATTTCACCTGGAGCCTGACCGTGCCCGACGACGGCGCGTTCCCCGCCTGGCAGGGCGGCGGCGACGGTGTGCTGCCGTCGCTGATTCAATGGGACACGGTGCGGCATCCGTCGACGGTGTTGCCGGAAACGGGCATTTCGCTGACGGCCCTGAAGGGCGTGCACCCGCAGGCAGACACGTTGGCGGCGCAACTGCGCTGGCTCGGCGCGGCGCATCTGATCGAGTTGCAGGCCACGGATGGCGCGCCGGCCCTCGTCGCCGAGTTTGAAACGCCCGACGGTCTACGGACCCTTAAATAA
- a CDS encoding tetratricopeptide repeat protein — protein MSDSALAVTPDSVHLLWSILREQGFDAAARRAVEFAATGVTSQLHADLCASAERFEEAYHSASQALACSNGARHARVALFADALGRADAAQRNSELAVAAQPLESTIDWVIWLIDGCGAQSAAAHMLRAYERRAPWDARAPWCLSIALAALTGMNARAERRAALLRAYALDPAIDPALPLQLALAFREIRDWPTVERICRESLARNPADAEMAWQLSHAQWQCGDAAAAEVTMRAVDAAAPGNADVLAAIGMYLGEQARYEDSEAALVASLAIDPSGIQAAVDLADLGLRCGAWSSAWPRFEARLAREDREQNNVVSLMARLCPRWHGEALGGRTLVVHSEQGSGDDIQMVRFVPQLAARVRDEGGRLVLAVRRALQPLFARFYADCVSIEDGPLGLPDYALPIMSLPLVLGLQPQQVRGTPYLRADATKAAAWRERVDASVPEAKWRIGLVWSGSATHRRDAKRSIPLAALAPLLALPDVVFHPLTPGRRADVTALAAQGYRVCDLSGEYEHGFDDVAAHLAALDALVTIDSAPLHLGGALGHRVLAVLDHVSHWSWGTEETQPWYDSVDLFRQPQPAQWTPVVERVAARLTAMLVSDRTA, from the coding sequence ATGTCCGATTCCGCTCTCGCTGTAACTCCCGATTCCGTTCATCTCCTGTGGTCGATTCTGCGCGAGCAGGGTTTCGATGCCGCCGCGCGCCGCGCCGTCGAGTTCGCCGCGACAGGTGTGACGTCGCAGTTGCACGCCGACCTGTGCGCGAGCGCGGAGCGTTTCGAGGAGGCCTATCACAGCGCGTCCCAGGCACTAGCGTGCTCGAACGGAGCGCGCCATGCGCGGGTGGCGCTCTTCGCCGACGCGCTCGGCCGCGCCGACGCCGCGCAGCGCAACAGCGAACTGGCGGTGGCCGCTCAGCCGCTGGAGTCGACGATCGACTGGGTGATCTGGCTGATCGACGGCTGCGGTGCGCAGTCGGCGGCCGCGCATATGCTGCGCGCCTATGAGCGTCGGGCGCCGTGGGACGCGCGCGCGCCGTGGTGCTTGTCGATCGCGCTGGCGGCGCTCACCGGGATGAACGCGCGTGCGGAGCGTCGCGCGGCGCTGCTGCGGGCGTATGCGCTCGACCCCGCGATCGACCCGGCTTTGCCGTTGCAACTCGCGTTGGCGTTCCGCGAGATTCGCGACTGGCCGACGGTGGAGCGCATCTGTCGCGAGAGCCTTGCCCGCAATCCCGCCGACGCGGAAATGGCGTGGCAACTCAGTCACGCGCAGTGGCAGTGCGGCGACGCGGCCGCCGCGGAAGTCACCATGCGCGCCGTGGATGCCGCCGCGCCCGGCAATGCCGACGTGCTGGCGGCAATCGGCATGTATCTCGGCGAGCAGGCGCGCTATGAGGACAGCGAAGCGGCGCTGGTGGCGTCGCTCGCGATCGATCCGTCAGGCATACAGGCCGCGGTCGATCTCGCCGACCTCGGGCTCAGGTGCGGCGCCTGGTCGAGCGCATGGCCGCGTTTCGAGGCGCGTCTTGCGCGCGAAGACCGCGAACAGAACAACGTCGTCAGCCTGATGGCGCGCTTGTGCCCGCGCTGGCATGGCGAAGCGCTCGGCGGCAGGACGCTGGTGGTGCACAGTGAGCAGGGCAGCGGCGACGACATCCAGATGGTCCGCTTCGTTCCGCAACTGGCAGCGCGCGTGCGCGACGAGGGCGGCCGTCTGGTGCTCGCCGTGCGTCGCGCGTTGCAACCGCTGTTTGCGCGGTTCTACGCGGATTGCGTGTCGATCGAAGACGGCCCGCTCGGCTTGCCCGACTATGCTTTGCCGATCATGAGCCTGCCGCTCGTGCTCGGCCTCCAGCCGCAGCAGGTTCGCGGCACGCCTTACCTGCGGGCCGATGCAACGAAGGCGGCGGCGTGGCGCGAACGGGTCGACGCAAGCGTGCCCGAAGCGAAGTGGCGAATCGGCCTCGTGTGGTCCGGCAGCGCCACGCACCGGCGCGACGCCAAACGGTCGATACCGCTTGCCGCACTGGCGCCGCTGCTGGCGCTCCCGGATGTCGTATTCCATCCGCTCACGCCCGGCCGCCGCGCCGATGTGACCGCGCTCGCCGCGCAGGGTTATCGCGTGTGCGATCTGAGCGGCGAATACGAGCACGGTTTCGACGACGTAGCGGCCCATCTTGCCGCACTGGATGCGCTGGTGACGATCGACAGCGCACCGTTGCATCTCGGCGGCGCGCTGGGGCATCGCGTGCTGGCGGTGCTCGATCACGTCTCGCACTGGTCCTGGGGCACCGAAGAGACGCAGCCCTGGTATGACTCCGTCGATCTGTTCCGGCAGCCGCAGCCCGCGCAGTGGACGCCGGTCGTCGAGCGGGTGGCCGCCCGTCTCACGGCGATGCTGGTGTCGGACCGAACCGCCTGA
- a CDS encoding aminotransferase-like domain-containing protein, with protein sequence MSVPLAQIPAPHDTASLTLVEQLVQWARRRIEERVFRPGMRMPSIRKLALDKGVSRFTVVEAYERLVAQGFLESRRGSGFYVRERLAAAATAEIHPPTQAAAPATIDVVWLLRNMLHTGARPERSPGLGYLPARWLDGDLITNALRTLGRQSGAQMLGIGTPQGFLPLRQQLQTRLEELEIGASPDQIVMVSGITQAIDLISRIYVKPGDAVIVGDPAWFQMFGRFASQGARLVGMPYTPDGPDLDALESLVQTWRPKMLVINSVLQNPTGTSLTAAQAFRILRLAEAYDFIVVEDDIYGDLCPPSYPGTRLASLDQLKRVIYLGSFSKTLAPNLRVGFIACAPDVATAVSDQKMLVGMTSPELNERVLYKILTEGHYRRHVERLRVRLDGVREKSVRMLEKTGLKLFLTPMAGMFLWADTGVDADALAAAGHEAGFLLTPGSLFSPQQSPTTWMRFNIANCGDPELATFLCRYLDGVARRAS encoded by the coding sequence ATGTCCGTCCCGCTTGCCCAGATTCCCGCCCCGCACGACACGGCGTCGCTGACGCTGGTGGAGCAGCTCGTCCAGTGGGCGCGCCGCCGTATCGAGGAGCGCGTGTTCCGCCCCGGCATGCGCATGCCGTCGATCCGCAAGCTCGCGCTCGACAAGGGCGTGTCGCGCTTTACGGTGGTCGAGGCGTACGAACGGCTGGTGGCGCAGGGTTTTCTGGAGTCGCGGCGCGGTTCCGGATTCTATGTGCGCGAACGGCTGGCCGCCGCGGCCACCGCCGAGATTCATCCGCCTACCCAGGCGGCGGCGCCCGCCACCATCGACGTGGTCTGGCTGCTGCGCAACATGCTGCACACCGGCGCGCGTCCGGAGCGCAGTCCCGGCCTCGGTTATCTGCCGGCACGCTGGCTCGACGGCGACCTGATCACCAACGCGCTGCGCACCCTCGGCCGGCAAAGCGGCGCGCAGATGCTCGGCATCGGCACGCCGCAGGGCTTTTTGCCGTTGCGCCAGCAGTTGCAGACGCGGCTCGAAGAACTGGAGATCGGCGCTTCGCCGGATCAGATCGTAATGGTGTCCGGCATCACGCAGGCGATCGACCTGATCTCGCGCATCTACGTGAAACCGGGCGATGCCGTGATCGTCGGCGATCCGGCGTGGTTTCAGATGTTCGGGCGGTTCGCCTCGCAGGGCGCGCGGCTGGTGGGCATGCCGTACACGCCGGACGGCCCGGATCTCGACGCACTGGAGTCGCTCGTGCAAACGTGGCGGCCGAAAATGCTGGTGATCAACTCGGTGCTGCAGAACCCCACGGGCACGTCGCTCACGGCGGCCCAGGCGTTCCGCATTCTGCGTCTGGCCGAAGCGTACGATTTCATCGTCGTCGAGGACGATATTTACGGCGATCTGTGCCCGCCGAGCTATCCGGGCACGCGGCTCGCGAGCCTCGACCAGTTGAAGCGCGTGATTTACCTGGGCAGTTTTTCGAAGACGCTCGCGCCGAATCTGCGGGTCGGTTTCATTGCCTGCGCGCCTGACGTGGCGACGGCGGTCAGCGACCAGAAGATGCTGGTCGGCATGACGAGCCCGGAATTGAACGAGCGCGTGCTGTACAAGATCCTGACCGAGGGCCACTACCGGCGGCACGTCGAACGGCTGCGCGTGAGGCTCGACGGCGTGCGCGAGAAATCCGTGCGGATGCTGGAGAAGACCGGCCTGAAGCTGTTCCTGACACCGATGGCCGGCATGTTCCTGTGGGCCGACACTGGCGTCGATGCCGACGCGCTGGCGGCCGCCGGCCACGAAGCCGGTTTTCTGCTCACGCCCGGCAGCCTGTTCTCGCCGCAGCAGTCGCCGACCACCTGGATGCGCTTCAATATCGCCAATTGCGGTGATCCGGAGCTGGCAACGTTTCTGTGCCGTTATCTCGACGGCGTGGCGCGGCGCGCCTCTTGA
- a CDS encoding aminotransferase-like domain-containing protein — protein sequence MDQSDLKAPMWQLSERARKLTSSAIREILKVTERPEVISFAGGLPSPATFPAERMRAAADRILRDEPAAALQYSATEGFAPLREWIAKRYSVNGAQIRASQVLITTGSQQALDLLGKVLVCPDSPVLVETPTYLGALQSFSMYEPRYVQVPTDEHGLIPEALTPELTAGARLLYAQPNFQNPTGRRLPIERRRALAQFAKTAPFPVIEDDPYGALDYAGEPLPTMLSMAPDHIVHLGSFSKVLAPGLRVGYIIAPEELIFKLVQAKQATDLHTPSFTQRIVYEVIKDGFLDTHVPTIRELYRNQCAAMLAALERYMPEGVSWNRPEGGMFVWVNLPAQIDSMKLLEEAVAQNVAFVPGGPFFANEAQHNTLRLSFVTVPPARIDEGVSRLAALIRAKI from the coding sequence ATGGACCAAAGCGACTTGAAAGCCCCCATGTGGCAATTGTCCGAACGCGCACGCAAGCTCACGAGCTCGGCGATCCGCGAGATTCTGAAGGTCACGGAGCGGCCCGAAGTCATTTCGTTCGCGGGCGGCCTGCCCTCGCCGGCCACCTTCCCGGCCGAACGCATGCGCGCGGCGGCCGACCGCATTCTGCGCGACGAACCGGCCGCCGCCCTGCAATACAGTGCGACCGAAGGCTTTGCGCCGCTGCGGGAATGGATCGCGAAGCGCTACTCGGTCAACGGCGCGCAGATTCGCGCAAGCCAGGTGCTGATCACCACCGGCTCGCAACAGGCGCTCGACCTCCTCGGTAAAGTGCTGGTGTGCCCGGACAGCCCGGTGCTAGTCGAAACGCCGACCTACCTCGGCGCGCTGCAATCGTTTTCGATGTACGAGCCGCGCTACGTGCAAGTGCCGACCGACGAACACGGCCTCATTCCCGAAGCGCTCACGCCCGAACTGACGGCCGGCGCGCGCCTGCTGTACGCACAGCCCAATTTCCAGAATCCGACCGGCCGCCGCCTGCCGATCGAACGCCGCCGCGCGCTCGCCCAGTTCGCGAAAACCGCGCCGTTCCCGGTGATCGAAGACGATCCGTACGGCGCGCTGGACTACGCGGGCGAACCGCTGCCCACCATGCTATCGATGGCGCCGGACCATATCGTCCATCTCGGTTCGTTCTCGAAGGTGCTGGCGCCGGGTCTGCGGGTCGGCTACATCATCGCGCCCGAAGAGCTGATCTTCAAACTCGTGCAAGCCAAGCAGGCCACCGATCTGCACACGCCGAGCTTCACCCAGCGCATCGTGTACGAAGTGATCAAGGACGGCTTTCTCGACACGCACGTGCCGACCATTCGCGAGCTGTATCGCAACCAGTGCGCGGCGATGCTCGCCGCGCTCGAACGCTACATGCCGGAAGGCGTAAGCTGGAACCGTCCGGAAGGCGGCATGTTCGTGTGGGTGAATCTGCCCGCGCAGATCGACAGCATGAAACTGCTCGAAGAAGCGGTCGCGCAGAACGTCGCGTTCGTGCCGGGCGGCCCCTTCTTCGCGAATGAAGCGCAACACAACACGCTGCGTCTGTCGTTCGTCACAGTGCCGCCGGCCAGGATCGACGAAGGCGTGTCGCGTCTCGCCGCGCTGATCCGCGCGAAAATCTGA